The following is a genomic window from Acidimicrobium ferrooxidans DSM 10331.
GGAGCCCGAGAACATGGGCGCCTGGCCGTCCGTCCACGAGCTGCTCCATCGCATGGACCTCAATGGGGCGCGGCTGCGCCACGTCTCTCGCGTGCGCGCTGGCTCTCCGGCAACGGGCTCCGCTGCGATGCACGCGCTCGAACAAGCCGACCTACTTCGTCGCGCGCTCGAGGCACCCCTGCCCTAGGCCCTCGCATGCCGTGCTCGGCTCGCGTGCTCAGTCGAGGCGACGAATGAAGTCGCGGACCGCCTCGGCCCAGGCCGCTGGCGCCGACAGGTGCACCCCGTGGGGAGCGCCCCTCACACAGTAGGCCTCGGCATCGATGCTCGCCATGAGTGTTGCAAGTCCTCGGCGATGGCGAGTCCCTGCCAGCTCGCCGATGCCCGCTTGCACCGGGACCGAGATCCGGTCGAGGTCGATGGCAACCTCACCAGCAGCGAGCTCGGCGAGTTCTCGCGTGAAGGCTGGGGCCTCTGCTCGGCGCTCCGCAAGGAAGTTCGGCCCGAGCTGTGCGAGCGCAGGGCCCATCGCTCGACGCAGGAAGTCGCTCACCAGCTCCTCGAGGTCTGGTTCGGGAACCTCACCCGCCAGCACCGACCGAGGGTCCACTGCCCACGGTCCCCACCACGCCGACGTCGGCAGGGGCGCCTCGAAGACACTCACGCCACGCAGCGTGGGCGGAGGATCGCTCGCCAAGGCGAGTGCGAGCGTCCCTCCGAGCGAATGACCAACGACCACCGTCGCATGCTCGCGC
Proteins encoded in this region:
- a CDS encoding alpha/beta fold hydrolase, which gives rise to MGRDLAVDRFAGSEPRVVVVHGVLDRAATFRRFARALAPLEVVLYDRRGYARSRDMGPATFTAHLADLRAVVGREHATVVVGHSLGGTLALALASDPPPTLRGVSVFEAPLPTSAWWGPWAVDPRSVLAGEVPEPDLEELVSDFLRRAMGPALAQLGPNFLAERRAEAPAFTRELAELAAGEVAIDLDRISVPVQAGIGELAGTRHRRGLATLMASIDAEAYCVRGAPHGVHLSAPAAWAEAVRDFIRRLD